From Flavobacterium lipolyticum, one genomic window encodes:
- a CDS encoding FecR family protein: MNDKKVEDELKKIWDDVPISHSDEEKETSWEAFQSKAFPSKKTRFKAWYYAAAAAVLLFAFIGVGLFFNKEQHQQEIKLTSNVIENKTSIVKTIFLPDSSKVELSPDSRIEYADNFETNRKIEIKGEAYFQVTKDKKHPFQVFCNETTTTVLGTSFLVKGYTQKEVSVALFEGSVEMSVKDQTQKWILVPGEKFTYTNNTVEVSEFERFTDFENEKLTVLAAYIKANYGYTMKFPKEYYDQHITLRINKKEDLEIIIQLISEMYNLNFEINEKLKEVTFQ; this comes from the coding sequence ATGAATGATAAAAAAGTAGAAGATGAACTAAAGAAGATTTGGGATGATGTTCCCATTTCGCATTCTGATGAAGAAAAAGAGACCTCGTGGGAAGCATTTCAATCCAAAGCCTTTCCTTCAAAAAAAACAAGATTTAAAGCATGGTATTATGCCGCAGCGGCAGCCGTTTTACTTTTTGCGTTTATCGGAGTGGGACTTTTCTTTAATAAAGAGCAACACCAGCAGGAAATTAAATTGACTTCAAACGTAATTGAAAATAAGACTTCAATTGTAAAAACGATTTTTTTACCGGATAGTTCAAAAGTGGAGTTAAGTCCTGATTCCAGAATCGAGTATGCCGATAATTTCGAGACTAATCGTAAAATAGAAATTAAAGGAGAAGCTTACTTTCAGGTAACAAAAGACAAAAAACATCCCTTTCAGGTTTTTTGCAATGAAACGACAACCACTGTTTTAGGAACTTCTTTCTTAGTAAAAGGATACACCCAGAAAGAAGTTTCGGTAGCCCTTTTTGAAGGAAGCGTTGAGATGAGCGTAAAAGACCAGACTCAAAAATGGATACTCGTACCGGGTGAAAAATTTACCTATACCAATAATACGGTTGAGGTATCTGAATTTGAAAGATTTACCGATTTTGAAAATGAAAAGTTGACCGTTCTTGCTGCCTACATTAAAGCAAACTATGGTTACACGATGAAATTTCCAAAGGAATATTACGATCAGCACATTACTTTGAGAATCAATAAAAAAGAAGATTTAGAAATAATTATCCAGTTAATATCCGAAATGTATAACCTAAATTTTGAAATAAATGAAAAATTGAAAGAAGTTACTTTTCAATAG
- a CDS encoding alkaline phosphatase, which produces MKKIIILFCLHFFLLAQAQEYSSANIHSHNDYAGKLPFYEAYSNEAGVIEADVFLRNNELLVAHTSDEIKTYNTLRSLYLDPLSKKIKNLEGKVYPENKPLILMIDIKSEADATLKAIVQQLKTYPDLISNKNLKVVISGNRPEPSNWNQYPEFIYFDGRRNETYSSEQLSHVEMISEDLKELTVWNGKGVMTQADLEKVQSVIKKVHAQNKKIRFWSTPDNVNTWMTLMNLKVDYIGTDNVPALTQFIQKIKSTFYQNTSFYQAYKPKNAALFSKNSRPKNVILLIGDGMGLTQIYAGYTANKGQLNLFNIPTQGLSITKSSDSYITDSAAGATAMATGHKTNNRFISVDENGKGLELITQQLAKKKYKTAIISAGNITDATPAAFYAHQSERTLSEPIAADFLVNPSDILIGGGTKEFNNRKDGRDLSKIVREKGYTFSDQFKSLDTIKNSRFVVVDDASVVSMKEGRGDFLAKSLAKTTTVFSKSKNPFFVMAEGAQIDYGGHKNDLEYVVREMLDFDKLVGQAMEFVDQNQETLLIVTADHETGGLSLIDGSIEKGYVQGSFSTNDHTAVPVPVFAYGPGAANFMGVYQNTEIYFKILEALLIK; this is translated from the coding sequence ATGAAAAAAATAATTATACTTTTTTGCCTTCATTTTTTTCTGTTGGCGCAGGCACAGGAATACAGTTCGGCTAATATTCATTCACACAATGATTATGCAGGTAAATTGCCTTTTTATGAAGCCTATTCCAATGAAGCCGGAGTTATCGAAGCGGATGTTTTTCTGAGGAATAATGAACTTCTGGTAGCACATACTTCGGACGAAATTAAAACGTACAATACACTGCGAAGTCTTTATTTAGATCCTTTGTCGAAGAAGATAAAAAACTTAGAAGGTAAAGTTTACCCTGAGAATAAGCCTTTAATTTTAATGATTGATATAAAATCAGAAGCTGATGCCACACTTAAAGCAATTGTACAACAGCTAAAAACGTATCCGGATTTGATTTCAAACAAAAATCTAAAAGTCGTTATTTCAGGAAACAGACCTGAACCATCAAACTGGAATCAATATCCTGAGTTTATCTATTTTGACGGAAGAAGGAATGAAACGTATTCATCGGAACAATTGTCACATGTCGAAATGATTAGCGAAGATTTAAAAGAGCTTACCGTTTGGAACGGAAAAGGAGTAATGACACAGGCTGATTTAGAAAAAGTACAGTCGGTCATTAAAAAAGTTCATGCTCAGAATAAAAAAATCAGGTTCTGGTCGACACCCGATAATGTGAATACCTGGATGACTTTGATGAATTTAAAAGTCGATTATATTGGTACTGATAATGTGCCGGCATTGACGCAGTTCATTCAGAAGATAAAAAGTACTTTTTACCAAAATACATCATTTTATCAGGCCTATAAACCTAAGAATGCAGCTTTATTTTCTAAAAACAGCCGTCCCAAAAATGTAATTCTGCTTATTGGCGACGGAATGGGGCTTACTCAGATTTATGCCGGGTATACAGCCAATAAAGGACAATTGAACCTTTTTAATATTCCAACTCAGGGATTGTCGATCACGAAATCGTCAGACAGTTATATCACCGATTCGGCCGCAGGAGCTACGGCAATGGCAACAGGTCATAAAACCAATAACCGATTTATCAGTGTCGATGAAAACGGAAAAGGGTTGGAACTAATCACCCAGCAACTGGCAAAGAAAAAGTATAAAACGGCTATTATTTCCGCTGGAAATATTACAGATGCCACTCCGGCAGCTTTTTACGCGCATCAATCTGAAAGAACTTTAAGCGAACCAATTGCTGCAGATTTTCTTGTCAATCCGTCTGATATTTTGATTGGAGGAGGCACAAAAGAATTTAATAACAGAAAAGACGGTAGAGATCTGTCTAAAATAGTAAGAGAGAAAGGCTATACTTTTTCAGATCAGTTTAAAAGTCTGGACACCATTAAAAATTCACGTTTTGTAGTGGTAGATGATGCTTCTGTGGTTTCGATGAAAGAGGGAAGAGGAGATTTTTTAGCGAAATCTTTGGCAAAAACAACGACCGTTTTTTCAAAATCAAAAAATCCTTTTTTTGTAATGGCTGAAGGTGCGCAAATTGATTATGGCGGACATAAAAATGACCTGGAATATGTGGTTCGTGAAATGCTTGATTTTGATAAACTGGTAGGACAAGCCATGGAATTTGTCGATCAGAATCAGGAGACACTTTTAATCGTAACGGCAGATCACGAAACCGGAGGACTTTCCTTAATTGATGGCAGCATCGAAAAAGGATATGTACAGGGAAGTTTTAGTACAAACGATCACACAGCGGTGCCAGTTCCGGTTTTTGCCTATGGACCCGGAGCTGCAAATTTTATGGGAGTTTATCAAAACACAGAAATCTACTTTAAAATACTCGAAGCACTTTTAATCAAATAA
- a CDS encoding RNA polymerase sigma factor, translated as MDNRKFILSLKKGNEAAFREAYLNYYDKLINIAKRFNFTVLTPQDFVQETFLRVYNKRELLHEDVLFDKQLFVICKNIILNHLNRENKIVQLEPSHVVMENVDNDHEIFEERQEILNNLINELPEQQQKIYTLHKLENLSYKEIAALTDLSEKTIANHIYLASKFIRKKVENH; from the coding sequence ATGGATAACAGGAAGTTTATTTTAAGTTTAAAAAAAGGTAATGAGGCCGCTTTCAGGGAAGCATACCTTAATTACTACGATAAACTGATAAACATTGCCAAACGCTTTAATTTTACAGTACTTACCCCACAGGATTTTGTTCAGGAGACTTTTTTACGAGTATACAATAAAAGAGAATTACTCCATGAAGATGTTTTATTCGACAAACAATTATTTGTGATCTGCAAAAACATTATCCTCAATCATCTCAACAGAGAAAATAAAATAGTACAGCTCGAGCCTTCGCATGTTGTAATGGAAAATGTGGATAACGATCATGAAATTTTTGAGGAAAGACAGGAAATATTAAATAATTTAATAAATGAGCTTCCTGAACAACAGCAAAAAATCTATACTTTACATAAACTGGAAAACCTTAGCTATAAGGAGATTGCAGCTTTGACGGATCTTTCTGAAAAGACCATAGCCAATCATATTTATCTCGCCAGTAAATTTATTCGAAAAAAAGTCGAAAACCATTAG